From one bacterium genomic stretch:
- a CDS encoding YfiR family protein, protein MGILSRRFDTLAVLLSASILFAPMGAGSGEAVEEYRLKAAFLYNFAKFVSWPANLTEGLSSLQVCVAGSSEARDAVMASLTGKSAIGLPIEVRGLEGQAAAARCQLVFSTRDAGSQASQLSQSVSGRPVLLVGESPGFARKGGMIGFVEENSKLRFEVNLAEVEKAGLKVSSRLLKLARVVDN, encoded by the coding sequence ATGGGCATTCTGAGCCGAAGATTCGACACCCTCGCGGTGCTTCTTTCCGCCTCGATCCTCTTCGCGCCAATGGGTGCGGGAAGCGGCGAGGCCGTTGAAGAGTACCGGCTGAAGGCCGCATTCCTCTACAACTTCGCGAAGTTCGTGAGCTGGCCTGCAAACCTCACAGAGGGACTCTCGAGCCTTCAGGTCTGCGTCGCCGGTTCTTCGGAGGCGCGCGACGCGGTCATGGCAAGCCTCACGGGAAAGAGCGCGATCGGCCTTCCGATCGAGGTTCGTGGGCTCGAGGGGCAGGCCGCTGCCGCGAGGTGTCAACTCGTCTTCTCGACCCGCGATGCGGGATCGCAGGCTTCCCAACTCAGCCAATCCGTGTCCGGGCGCCCCGTCCTCCTGGTGGGAGAGTCCCCAGGGTTCGCACGAAAAGGCGGCATGATCGGCTTCGTCGAAGAAAATTCGAAACTACGCTTCGAGGTCAACCTCGCGGAGGTCGAGAAGGCCGGTCTCAAAGTCAGCTCCCGTTTGTTGAAACTGGCACGAGTCGTGGACAACTGA
- a CDS encoding HAMP domain-containing protein, with the protein MDTLRRASLQTRLMMAIVGTTVVALLALTGTLLGVETWMNRDALIETHTVTAEMTGRHSLAALLFDDEATAGETLRALAAEPEVVAAAIYRNDGTQLATFVQEKGSTFPKNLPSEPIYRGEYLELSRPILDGNARVGSVFLRIHTRGIMARTMRYLAAAGVVLGLVVALASGAAAALKRSLARPIGVLVDHSKALTQGDLTGSVPEQGDDEIGLLARAFNAMGESLRKLVSEIDESGRGVTDAAAQLQGTSTSVIEESQRQLEAVETTGHSIGQVAAAVEQVATSVDELAAQARTTSSSMDHMDQSTTVIADSSNELSDAIDGIAQAIDHLNERSSEMADGIGQLGEVATTAESSVLEQTRAIRLVRDNAHSTRELSEQNAAEAERGMRSVQDTIGAIQEIESSFVKLVNVITALADRSRSIGEIIDVINDVAGETQLLSLNASIIAAQAGENGRAFAVVASQVKQLADRTGQSTREISQLIGHIQEETSQAVAAVGEGESRVAHGVSRSREAGDRLRAILDAARSSHERVDQIVRATESQSEEVGRVEGAMGGMRSMVEQVQESIGHQKQTSGEILGVVSQVRTLATKVRGATSEQRSESAQVAQAIDQVAEGLVQIRTATQNQLGASAEVEGARDVFRQIAEENARRSRSLGEIVGALTDRAEALGRAVGRFRV; encoded by the coding sequence ATGGACACCCTTCGAAGAGCATCCCTCCAGACGCGATTGATGATGGCGATCGTCGGAACGACCGTCGTCGCGCTTCTGGCGCTGACCGGGACCCTGCTGGGCGTCGAGACATGGATGAACCGCGACGCCTTGATCGAGACCCATACGGTTACGGCGGAAATGACGGGGCGGCATAGTCTCGCCGCGCTGCTCTTCGACGACGAAGCGACCGCAGGAGAGACCCTCAGAGCCCTCGCCGCAGAGCCCGAGGTCGTCGCTGCTGCCATCTACCGAAACGACGGGACCCAGCTCGCAACATTCGTGCAGGAAAAGGGGTCGACCTTTCCGAAGAACCTCCCGAGCGAACCCATCTACCGCGGCGAGTACCTCGAACTCAGTCGCCCGATTCTCGACGGAAACGCTCGGGTCGGCAGTGTCTTCCTTCGGATTCACACCCGCGGCATCATGGCTCGCACGATGCGCTACCTCGCCGCCGCAGGAGTGGTTCTTGGCCTTGTCGTGGCCCTTGCTTCCGGGGCAGCTGCTGCCTTGAAGCGCTCCCTTGCGCGCCCGATCGGAGTGCTGGTCGACCACTCGAAAGCGCTCACACAAGGCGATTTGACGGGCTCCGTTCCCGAACAAGGGGATGATGAAATCGGCTTGCTCGCTCGCGCCTTCAACGCGATGGGCGAGAGCCTTCGCAAGCTCGTCTCCGAGATCGATGAGAGCGGACGCGGCGTTACCGACGCTGCTGCACAGCTCCAGGGCACGAGCACCAGCGTCATCGAAGAGAGCCAACGCCAACTCGAAGCCGTCGAGACGACGGGCCATTCGATTGGCCAGGTCGCCGCGGCCGTCGAACAGGTAGCGACGAGCGTCGATGAGCTGGCCGCCCAAGCTCGTACGACATCATCCTCGATGGATCATATGGATCAATCGACGACCGTCATCGCCGACTCCTCGAATGAGCTTTCCGATGCGATCGACGGAATCGCCCAGGCCATCGACCATCTGAACGAACGAAGCAGCGAGATGGCGGATGGAATCGGCCAACTAGGCGAGGTCGCAACGACCGCGGAGAGCTCGGTGCTGGAACAGACCCGTGCGATTCGGCTCGTCAGAGACAACGCACACTCCACCCGCGAGCTGTCTGAGCAGAACGCCGCAGAGGCCGAGCGCGGGATGCGCTCCGTGCAGGACACGATCGGCGCAATCCAGGAGATCGAGAGCAGTTTCGTGAAGCTCGTCAACGTGATCACGGCTCTCGCCGACCGTTCCCGATCGATTGGCGAGATCATCGATGTCATCAATGACGTTGCTGGCGAAACCCAACTCCTCTCGCTCAACGCGTCCATCATTGCCGCTCAGGCCGGCGAGAATGGGCGCGCATTTGCCGTGGTTGCCAGCCAGGTAAAGCAGCTCGCCGATCGCACGGGACAGTCGACCCGGGAAATCAGCCAGTTGATCGGCCACATCCAGGAAGAAACCAGCCAGGCCGTCGCGGCGGTAGGCGAGGGTGAGAGCCGCGTCGCCCACGGCGTATCTCGCTCCCGCGAGGCTGGCGACCGGTTGCGGGCCATCCTCGACGCGGCCCGGTCTTCTCATGAGCGCGTGGATCAGATCGTCCGAGCGACCGAATCCCAATCCGAAGAGGTCGGGCGGGTCGAGGGGGCAATGGGCGGAATGCGCAGCATGGTGGAGCAGGTGCAGGAATCCATCGGACACCAGAAACAGACCAGCGGGGAGATCCTCGGCGTCGTGAGCCAGGTCCGAACCCTTGCTACCAAGGTACGAGGCGCCACTTCGGAGCAGCGGAGTGAAAGCGCCCAGGTAGCCCAGGCCATCGATCAGGTTGCCGAGGGCCTCGTCCAGA